The proteins below are encoded in one region of Girardinichthys multiradiatus isolate DD_20200921_A chromosome 19, DD_fGirMul_XY1, whole genome shotgun sequence:
- the gstz1 gene encoding maleylacetoacetate isomerase isoform X1: MRLTLVCRVKPVLHGYFRSSCSWRVRIAFALKGIEYNHVAVNLIKDGGQQFTEQHKTLNPMQQVPAVEIDGTTLFQSLAVIQYIDETRPGPRLLPVDPKARAQVRMISDLVASGIQPLQNVYVLQKIGAEKLPWAQHFINRGFQALETILKETSGKYCVGDEISMADLCLVPQVYNAQRYNVDVSQYPTIKRINETLLEIEAFKLSHPSRQPDTPADLSA, from the exons ATGCGCTTGACGTTAGTTTGCCGTGTTAAG ccTGTACTCCATGGATACTTCAGAAGCTCCTGCTCCTGGAGGGTCCGGATTG CTTTTGCTCTTAAGGGCATTGAATATAACCATGTTGCAGTCAATCTTATCAAAGATGGCGGTCAGCAG TTTACAGAGCAGCACAAAACATTAAACCCCATGCAGCAGGTTCCTGCTGTGGAAATTGATGGCACCACTCTTTTTCAGTCT CTTGCAGTGATCCAGTACATTGATGAGACCAGACCAGGACCTCGTCTTCTTCCTGTGGACCCGAAGGCTCGTGCCCAGGTTCGGATGATAAGTGACCTTGTTGCCTCGGGGATACAGCCTCTGCAG AATGTATACGTACTCCAAAAGATCGGAGCAGAGAAGTTACCATGGGCGCAGCACTTCATTAACCGTGGTTTTCAAG CTTTAGAGACCATTCTGAAGGAAACTTCAGGCAAATACTGTGTAGGTGATGAG ATTTCCATGGCAGACCTTTGTTTGGTCCCACAAGTCTACAATGCTCAGAG GTATAACGTGGACGTGAGCCAATATCCGACCATTAAAAGGATAAATGAGACCCTGCTTGAGATTGAAGCTTTCAAACTGAGTCATCCATCTCGCCAACCTGACACACCTGCTGATCTTTCAGCATGA
- the gstz1 gene encoding maleylacetoacetate isomerase isoform X2 codes for MATQTKPVLHGYFRSSCSWRVRIAFALKGIEYNHVAVNLIKDGGQQFTEQHKTLNPMQQVPAVEIDGTTLFQSLAVIQYIDETRPGPRLLPVDPKARAQVRMISDLVASGIQPLQNVYVLQKIGAEKLPWAQHFINRGFQALETILKETSGKYCVGDEISMADLCLVPQVYNAQRYNVDVSQYPTIKRINETLLEIEAFKLSHPSRQPDTPADLSA; via the exons ATGGCAACCCAAACCAAG ccTGTACTCCATGGATACTTCAGAAGCTCCTGCTCCTGGAGGGTCCGGATTG CTTTTGCTCTTAAGGGCATTGAATATAACCATGTTGCAGTCAATCTTATCAAAGATGGCGGTCAGCAG TTTACAGAGCAGCACAAAACATTAAACCCCATGCAGCAGGTTCCTGCTGTGGAAATTGATGGCACCACTCTTTTTCAGTCT CTTGCAGTGATCCAGTACATTGATGAGACCAGACCAGGACCTCGTCTTCTTCCTGTGGACCCGAAGGCTCGTGCCCAGGTTCGGATGATAAGTGACCTTGTTGCCTCGGGGATACAGCCTCTGCAG AATGTATACGTACTCCAAAAGATCGGAGCAGAGAAGTTACCATGGGCGCAGCACTTCATTAACCGTGGTTTTCAAG CTTTAGAGACCATTCTGAAGGAAACTTCAGGCAAATACTGTGTAGGTGATGAG ATTTCCATGGCAGACCTTTGTTTGGTCCCACAAGTCTACAATGCTCAGAG GTATAACGTGGACGTGAGCCAATATCCGACCATTAAAAGGATAAATGAGACCCTGCTTGAGATTGAAGCTTTCAAACTGAGTCATCCATCTCGCCAACCTGACACACCTGCTGATCTTTCAGCATGA
- the gstz1 gene encoding maleylacetoacetate isomerase isoform X3: MDTSEAPAPGGSGLGIEYNHVAVNLIKDGGQQFTEQHKTLNPMQQVPAVEIDGTTLFQSLAVIQYIDETRPGPRLLPVDPKARAQVRMISDLVASGIQPLQNVYVLQKIGAEKLPWAQHFINRGFQALETILKETSGKYCVGDEISMADLCLVPQVYNAQRYNVDVSQYPTIKRINETLLEIEAFKLSHPSRQPDTPADLSA, from the exons ATGGATACTTCAGAAGCTCCTGCTCCTGGAGGGTCCGGATTG GGCATTGAATATAACCATGTTGCAGTCAATCTTATCAAAGATGGCGGTCAGCAG TTTACAGAGCAGCACAAAACATTAAACCCCATGCAGCAGGTTCCTGCTGTGGAAATTGATGGCACCACTCTTTTTCAGTCT CTTGCAGTGATCCAGTACATTGATGAGACCAGACCAGGACCTCGTCTTCTTCCTGTGGACCCGAAGGCTCGTGCCCAGGTTCGGATGATAAGTGACCTTGTTGCCTCGGGGATACAGCCTCTGCAG AATGTATACGTACTCCAAAAGATCGGAGCAGAGAAGTTACCATGGGCGCAGCACTTCATTAACCGTGGTTTTCAAG CTTTAGAGACCATTCTGAAGGAAACTTCAGGCAAATACTGTGTAGGTGATGAG ATTTCCATGGCAGACCTTTGTTTGGTCCCACAAGTCTACAATGCTCAGAG GTATAACGTGGACGTGAGCCAATATCCGACCATTAAAAGGATAAATGAGACCCTGCTTGAGATTGAAGCTTTCAAACTGAGTCATCCATCTCGCCAACCTGACACACCTGCTGATCTTTCAGCATGA